cctggccaacatggtgaaaccctgtctctactgaaaatgcaaaacttagctgggcgtggtggcacgagtagtcccagctactcgggagactgaggcaggagaatagcttaaacccgggaggtggagggtgcagtgggccaagatcgctccactgcactccagcctgggtgagaacgagactctgtccctacaacaacaacaaagatattCACAAGGATGAATTTAAATAGGTAAACAGCAGTGTACAACTACATCCTTCCTAGTCAATTACACCTTTAGGAGACTTTAAATAGGCATAGAAACGACAAAGGGCTTATATGAGAATTGCACAAAAATGAGTTACTTGGCAGCACAAGGTAGGGATTGTATGTGTCAAAGAGTATACAGACTGTTCTACCTTCATGCTCTACTCATTGCCATATCCCTTCGTGATTCCCTGAGACTCAGGTGAAATGCCCTTCTAATACTTCCTGGAGAagggcctcctcctcctcagctgcCTCGTAATCCTTTATTAGTACCAGTAACTGCAAGAAACCAGGGGCTGGGCCATCCTCTGGCAGATTAAGCTCTCTGCGAATTGTTTTGTGGACTGCGCCAGCAATGACTTGGTCTAGGCGGGCCTGATTCACAGCATCTCTCTCAATTGCTCCTCTCTGTACCAGCTTCTGTAACAAAGGCTCCAGCCTTAGTACATAAGCCGACAACTTTTCCTCATCCTTCTGATAAGTGGTTAGATATTTGACCTGCAACTCTCTAGGATTATCTGTAACCCCAAATACCTCCTCAAGAGCCTGCAGGCATTCATCGACAGTAATTAAAGGATTGTTTATCTTGAGGACACGAATAACATCAAGTGCTGGGCCTCGAAGGCTCTCTAGCAATCGCCTTCTCTTCTCTACATCTGGCACCTGCCACGCCTTTATCATCTGAGTAGTATGAAACATCCAGCGTCCAAATTCTTCTTCTCCTGGTTCTGGAGGCTCCCTGCCCGAGAACACTCTCAGCTTTTTATACTTCAAGCATTGCAGGGCAGGCTGAAGAGCCTCTAATGCCTGTGCCAACATAGGGGCCCACATTTCTGGGATCATGCCCTGCTCTAGGTCTAAGGAGCCATTTTCATGTGCAAGAGCTCTGGTCAACTCACCCACTGTCATGCCCTCTCCCGctaaaaattcatttaatctgcttaaaaatgtattatcagAGTCAGGGGGCTTAAAGATCACTCTCCAGATACCCCCTTTTCCCGGTATCTCCTTAGGGACCAGTGCGTGACTAGTCTCCGCAGTAAGCCCTACTAAGGCTACTTTCCTGTTCTCATCCCTCCTGAACATCCTTCCAAGCAGTCTGTACTCCCCCAAGGGAGCTAAACCAGCCTGCAGAGCCTCCTCGATTTCTGCCACACTGCAGCTCTGGGAGATGCCGGCAATTAACAGCGCTTTCCGAGGATTCATGTCCATCCCCCTGCACCAGTCTTCCAAAAGCCTCAAAGTCATGGTGCCCGAAATAATAGACTTAAGTTCTAAATATTCCAGACCACAGGCGGCCACTGCAATTCAAAGTAATCCTCCGCGGTACCGCAGGGAAATCTCGTCAACGTGCCGAGGTCCAGCAGCCTGCAAAACACAGCAGACAGGTTAGCTAAGGGTGCCAACGTCCAAGGCACGCGTGCAGGCCCCAAGCCCCGCGCGCCCTGCCCCCCGCGGCGACTCCAGGGACGCCGCACTGCGGCGCGCGCCCCTCACCCCTCCCAGCCCTGGTGCCTGGCGGATGTCGGGCCTGCAGGGCCTCTCCGGGCCAGCTTCCACTCACCGTAATCTAGTGCTCGGTGCCCGCGTCCGTGCACCGGCGGCGGAGGTGCCTGGCCGGGCCCGACGAGGCGCGGGAGGGCGGGCTCCCCTAGGCTCGGATGGACACTCAGGGGCCAAAGCGACTGATGCCGGTCCTCCAGGTGCTTGTGGTGCTCTCCGCAGCAAGAAGTGATGGGGCGATGACAGTCGCGAGCGGGCACCGGGAGGAAAGGCTGAGGAGCGCCGTCGCCAGACCCAGACAGCCGCCCACCTGAAGGGACGTGCCGCCACCCGCGCAGCTAGACCCCCAGCTCCAGCGCGGATTCCAGCTGTTTAGGTCTCGCTGGGGGAAGCTGCGCGGCGGGCGGGGGCGATCTGACGTCATGGGGGGGCGGGCCTCTGGGGGGCGGGGCGCGCGCGCTTCCGGCCCGAGCCGGAAGCCCCGACTGCGGTGGCATCCGGGACGGCGGGCGGGCTGGCCACCCGGGACAGGAAGGTGAGATCCGGGACCTTAGCTTTGCAGGCAGGCTCTGCCGGCGGCCGCTGACTGGCGCTGGGCTCGCGACGCTGCAGGGCTGTGAGGCCCGGGCCTGGCGCAGTCAGCACAACCCTGGTCGCGGCGTGCCGGCGCTGCAGCGCGGCAGGGGGCGGGGCCGGCCGCCTGGAGGCCCTTGTGGCGGGGACGCCTCCCGGCCGGGTCAGGTCCCCATAGCGGGTCTCCGGCGGCGGCGACGGGGGCCGGGCCGCGCGTGACCCGCCGCAGTCACGCCGTTCTTAATCACTAGTAGCTGGTGCTCCAGGCTGGCGGCGCTCACCTTTCTCCTAGCCGGGTGACCCAGGGGATTTATTTTATGGTGGCTTTCTCTGAAATGCCAAAGCCACCCGATTATTCAGAGCTGAATGACTCTTTAACGCTTGCCGTGGGAACAGGAAGATTTTCGGGACCATTGTAAGTGCTTAGGAGTTACTGTCTTAACTTGGGGGCTTGACTTGTAGCACCCCGCGTTCACATCTGAAGCAGTACTGTAAAGCCGAAAGTGTTTCACCTGTCGAAGTGAAAAGTGCTGTGGGAAACTAGTTTAATTCCAGTTTCTGGAGGGCGGGTATTATGGACCTGTTTAAGTAGGATGCAGTGATTTATTCTGAGATTCCCGTTAAAAAGCAGAACTCAGTATATACTGAAATCaatggttattttgtttttgtttgtttttttattgtaactATTACACAAAACCTGTAAGTTTTACATTTCTTAATAGgcgtttaattattttaaatcttaagTGTGTTAGTGGGATGCTTtcgaatttaattttattttattgagagggagcctcactctgtcgtccaggctggagtgcagtggcgcgatctcggctcactgcaagctctgcctcccgggttcacgccattctcctgcctcagcctcccgagtagctgggactacaggcgctcgccaccacgcccagctaattttttgtatttttagtagagacggggtttcactgtgttagccaggatggtctcaatctcctgacctcgtgattcgcccgcctcggcctcccaaagtgctgggattacaggcgtgagccaccgcgcccgacctagAATTCTTGGAGATAAAGCAAGTACATTTGGAGTAGTTGCGGTGACAGTACTACAAGACcctaattgtattttcttttttaatttgaaggCACAGAGCATGGAGAATGATGAATTTCCGTCAGCGGATGGGATGGATTGGAGTGGGATTGTATCTGTTAGCAAGTGCGGCAGCATTTTACTATGTTTTTGAAATCAATGAGACTTACAATAGGCTGGCCTTGGAACACATTCAACAGCACCCTGAGGAGCCCCTTGAAGGAACCACATGGACACACTCCTTGAAAGCTCGATTACTCTCCTTGCCTTTTTGGTTGTGGACAATTATTTTTCTGGTACCTTACTTACAGATGTTTTTGTTCCTATACTCTTGTACAAGAGCTGATCCCAAAACAGTGGGCTACTGTATCATCCCTATATGCTTGGCAGTTATTTGCAATCGCCACCAGGCATTTGTCAAGGCTTCTAATCAGATCAGCAGACTACAACTGATTGACACATAAAATCAGTCACCGTTTTTTCCCTACGATTACAAAACTGCCAGTCCTATATGGAGTCTGATCACAAGACTGCAGTTTCTTCACAGATCTCAGGAAGTTGTGGTGGGGcagaggctttttaaaaacatgtgatCAGGGGGCTATCTTTATCTGAATAATAATGAATTTTTAGGTAAAACCTGAGATAGAGTACTACAAAATCATGTTGATGACTTCAGATTTTGGAAGTTAAATCGTGTCTGTTATTTGCATTCTTTAGAAACTTGACTGAGTACCTGAATTCATATTTCTATTCTACTGTGCAACATAGTGATGATTCAGAAATTtttcctttggggaaaaaaaatgaatatgaacaTTTCCATTGTGTTAAGTGTAAAAAGGTCCAGACATgatcataaaatttaaattttatacaattaCTTGGCTTGCTTTAAATTCTTCACACTTAAAACACCGATTCATTCTATTGCAGCTAAGCCAGCTGTTTATACTTGCTGTCAGCTTATGAGGCATTGCTAAAAAAAGTATTAAGGTAATGGTTGTCTTGATAAGCAGAATTTGTTCTTCCTCTTGGTAATGGCTAGCTAAATTATTATTAGTGcttttaatggttttattttttatatttttcttttttgtggagaatgaggtctcgccacgttgcccaggcaggtctcgaactcctgggctcaagctttcCTCCCCTCTAGcactccctaagtgctaggattactggcgtggctcccatgcccagctatttttaattaaaaaaaattttttttccatggcttgtgacacagtctcaggaggccctgagaacatgtgccccatTGCTACTAGTTTAGAAAACTATTTGGGAAGAGACTAAATGGTAAATGTTGAAAGGCTAGAAATAACTTACAAATAGAAGATGGAAACAATGTGTTCAATGAAAATAAGCAGggtatttattaattaattgaaattattattattattttttgagacggagccttgctgtgtcacccaggatggagtgcagtggtgcattctcggctcactgaaacctttggcttactgcaacctctacctccccggtttaagagattctcttgcctcagcctcctgagtagctgggattacaggtgactgcccctacgcctggctaatttttgttattttagtagagagggttacagcatgttggccaggctgttctcaaactcctcacccAAGGTAATCcgcctgtgtcagcctcccaaaggcctgggattacaggcatgagccaccatgcccagctgtattttatttatttatttattttgagacggagtctcgctctgtcacccaggctggtgtacagtagtacgatctcagctcactgcaacctccgcctcccaggttcacactattctcctgcctcagcctcccaagtagctaggattacaggcacccgccaccatgcccggctaatttttgtattttttagtagagatggggtttcaccatgttggccaggctggtctcgaactcctgacctcaagtgatccgtctcagcctcccaaagtactaggataacaggcatgagccaccacgcccagcctataacAGGTAATTTAGTCCAGTCCTTATCAGATGCATGAGACCCCTCTAAAAGATGCTATCAAGTCATaatctttctgattttcttttctggcCCAAGGTCAGGTCGTCAGGCAGTAGGTTAATTACATGAAGATGTGATCCTTGTATACCTTCTCCTTTGCATTTGTACTACCTCACATCTGGTACTAATACAAATAACTAAAACATGGACACAGTagaatgtcttcttttctgtgtgagatcaagatatatttttatacagttaTGTCATTAATACTGGAAAACATTTTATGCTTTTAATAATAATCTTAACACTTTTTGGTGCTGATTCTGTTGAACCCTATTCTAAGAGCTTTATGGAAATTAACTCATGTTAACTCTGAACAACCCTATAAGATGGCTATTATTATCCagatttcacagataaggaaactgaggcagagaaggcaagtaacttgccaaaggtcacagcGAGTAGCAGAGCCAGGGTTATAACCAGGTATTCTCATGCCTTCGTTACTAACCACAGAGGCATAGTGCTTCTCACAAATGACAAATGTTTTAAGCACTGGGTACTGTTTGCCCAGTCATGTCAAATAATGGAAATGGCAATATTATTGACAAGTTCTTCTCCATTTGTCTACTAGAAATCTGAAAGTTTCCTAGCAACCTCATCTTTTCACTACATCTGACTGAAGCAGAAAGGAAGGCTGAGTATTTCATAGCAAGCTTTTACTTAAAAGATAAAGCAGGTACCTTTGTCATGCAAAAGTAGCAGATCAGATCTTTCAGATAAATTAGTCTCATTTATCTCACTGCCTCCAAAGGTCTAGTTACTGAAATGATATATCTTTTGATACAGTACATGGAATCCTCAAAGTAAGCAGCAGTTTGAAATACCTGTTTCTGTGAGGTTCAGATGACCAAATCACTTGCATCTTTTAAGTCTTCAGTATGCATGTTACAGGCATTGTTTATGAGTGATTTACATTTATTCTTCACAACAGTCTTGGGAGGCAGGTATTATACTGCTACTAGTATccttttacagaggaagaaatctGAAACACATACGAATAACTGGTACATAGTCATACAGCCAGTAAATGaaagagccaagatttgaacccaggatgtcAGCTTCAGATCTCCAGCTTTTTTATCATTCTATACTGCTTCTCAAAAAAGAGAGTAATCTGAGGTAAATCATCAagagttttcagttttattagtCTTGAGGCAGTGATTTAAGAcaattatttcagttttgttttataaatgctttatgtaggctggtcgtggtggctcacatctgtaagcccagcactttgggaggcagaggtgggaggatagcctgagcccaggagttcatgaccagcctgggcaacatggcaagaccccatttgTATTAAAAAGGATGGCTCATgctactcccagcactttgggagtccgaggcgggcagatcatttgaggccaggaattcaagaccagcctggacaacatggcataaccctgtctctactaaaaatacaaaaatcagccagggctggttgtgcatgcctgtaatcccagctacttgggaggctgagggaggagaatcgcttgaacccgggagagagaagttgcagtgagccaagatcacgccactgcactccagcctgggccacaagaacaagacttatctcaaaaaaaaaaaaaactttcatgtAATGCAAGGTTTGTGAGGTTGCCACTGGTATTGCAAAGTAGTAATTCCTTTTGAATGAAGGAGATCCATCTCTCTTGATACTTCAAATTCTAGTATTTTGGGATTTGGTAAGAAAATGTTCAGTCCATCTCTGTCTTTCAAGATTATATTGCCTTTTGCCTTGAtagtagaaatattaaaatagagtAGGATAATGTAGTAAACTTAGTGTTTCCAAATGTAATTACTGCATTTCAGATTGCAGGTTTAATCTGCTTTTTGATTATTTAGGAGCTATTTATCCAAGTTGTGGGTTATTTCTAGTTTGTGGCTATTTAATAGTTCAAAGCATTTTTTAGGTAAGGTAAAgagggaaaagtgaaatatattttttaatctgttaGCTCTTGGATAGAGGAAGAAGTTGAAATTGATGGCTAgggaataattaaaaaattagcctggcggctgggcacagtgggtcacgcctgtaatcccagcactttgggaggccgaggtgggtggatcacaaggtcaggagtttgagaccagcctggccaacatgagtgaaaccctgactctactgaaaaatacaaaaattagctgagcatggaggcgtttgcctgtaatcccagctactcgggaggctgaggcaggataatcacttgaacccaggaggcggaggttgcagtgagctgatatggtGCCATtggggcaagactctgtctcaaaaaaacaaaaaaaagaaaaaagaaattgatggcTAGGAGACCTGTGTATGATAGCagatcatcatttttttcttttcttttctttctttcttttttttttttttttgagacagagtcttactgggttgcccaggctggagaataatgatgtggtcttggctcactgaaacctctgcctcctgggttcaagtgattctcctgcctcagcctcccaagcagctaggattacaggtgcatgccaccacacctggctaatttttgtatttttagtagagatggtgtttcaccatgttagccaggctggtctcgaactcctgacctcaggtgatccacccgccttggcctcccaaagtgctggcattacaggtgtgagccactgtgcccagcccatttattTCATATTCACATCACAATACAAAAAACAGTGAATACAGGATTACTTAGTGAGATGAACAGCAAATATAGTAAGTGCTTCAGGGATTTTagggaggggacaaacattctaGGATTCATAACTAGGAAACAGTTGCTTCCAGAGATGAGAAAAATAGAGCTATATCCTATAGTGATTTGATAGGTGATTTTATTTGCAACTATATGTGAAATGAAGTAATCCTGTTGAGATTTTTCACCAAAACAtgccagatattttattttttcaaaagtgcCAGTATAGGGAACAGAAACTGAATTACAGAATCATGTAATTCATGGAGCTTTAGTCCCCATGtaaattttctggttttaaagATGCTACTAGTTTCTAAgttgtctctttttttaatattaaattgttCATAATACCAGTTTTAAAGTAAAAGTTGTGATTCCCTAAAGGTTAGAATTTGATTCTCTTTCAAAATTTGTACAGTTAAGGAAAAGCTTTTCTTTGGGGAAGTACAGTCATCAGATaaagtgcttcttttttttttttttttttttttttgagacagagtcttgctctgtcgcccgggctggagtgcagtggcgcgatctcggctcactgcaagctccgcctcccgggttcccgccattctcctgcctcagcctcccgagtagctgggactacaggcgcccgccaccgcgcccggctaatttttttttgtatttttagtacagacggggtttcaccgtgttagccaggatggtctcgatgtcctgacctcgtgatccgcccgtctcggcctcccaaagtgctgggattacaggcttgagccaccgcgcccggccccagataAAGTGCTTCTATGAGTAACTGTACCCCCAGGGTAATGAAACCAGCACATTTGTTCATGGTGAGTAgggttagtcttttttttttcttttcttttttttaaagattatcagctgggcgcggtgggtcatgcctgtaatcccagcactttgggaagccgaggtgggcggatcacctgaggtcgggaattctagaccagcctggctaacatggtgaaatcccatctctactctaaatacaaaattagccgggtgtggtggggcatgcctgtaatcccagttactcaggaggctgaggcaggagaatcgcttgaacccgggaggcggagtttgtggtgagccgagatcgcactgttgcactccagcctgggcaacaagagcgaaactctgtcttaaacaaaaaaaaataaaaataataagcaaagaTTATCTAGTGTTGATTCCTATCTTGATGGATTTAACATTCTCAATCTCCAAAACACTGGCAGAAAAACTTACCACAATACCATGTCTCATCTTTGCAGCAAATATGTGCCatcatttaataaattttcagccgggcgcggtggctcaagcctgtaatcccagcactttgggaggctgagacgggcggatcacaaggtcaggagatcgagaccatcctggctaacatggtgaaaccccgtctctactaaaaatacaaaaaactagccgggcgaggtggcgggcgcctgtagtcccagctactcgggaggctgaggcaggagaatggcataaacccgggaggcagagcttgcagtgagctgagatccggccactgcactccagcctgggcgacagagcgagactccgtctcaaaaaaaaaaaaataataaaataaataaataaataaataaataaataaataaattttccaacATAAGAAGTGCCATATAATTTTGGAGCATGGTTGGGAATCATCATGC
The Theropithecus gelada isolate Dixy chromosome 7b, Tgel_1.0, whole genome shotgun sequence DNA segment above includes these coding regions:
- the TMEM251 gene encoding transmembrane protein 251 isoform X1; this translates as MVAFSEMPKPPDYSELNDSLTLAVGTGRFSGPLHRAWRMMNFRQRMGWIGVGLYLLASAAAFYYVFEINETYNRLALEHIQQHPEEPLEGTTWTHSLKARLLSLPFWLWTIIFLVPYLQMFLFLYSCTRADPKTVGYCIIPICLAVICNRHQAFVKASNQISRLQLIDT
- the MOAP1 gene encoding modulator of apoptosis 1, which codes for MTLRLLEDWCRGMDMNPRKALLIAGISQSCSVAEIEEALQAGLAPLGEYRLLGRMFRRDENRKVALVGLTAETSHALVPKEIPGKGGIWRVIFKPPDSDNTFLSRLNEFLAGEGMTVGELTRALAHENGSLDLEQGMIPEMWAPMLAQALEALQPALQCLKYKKLRVFSGREPPEPGEEEFGRWMFHTTQMIKAWQVPDVEKRRRLLESLRGPALDVIRVLKINNPLITVDECLQALEEVFGVTDNPRELQVKYLTTYQKDEEKLSAYVLRLEPLLQKLVQRGAIERDAVNQARLDQVIAGAVHKTIRRELNLPEDGPAPGFLQLLVLIKDYEAAEEEEALLQEVLEGHFT
- the TMEM251 gene encoding transmembrane protein 251 isoform X2; its protein translation is MMNFRQRMGWIGVGLYLLASAAAFYYVFEINETYNRLALEHIQQHPEEPLEGTTWTHSLKARLLSLPFWLWTIIFLVPYLQMFLFLYSCTRADPKTVGYCIIPICLAVICNRHQAFVKASNQISRLQLIDT